From a single Nicotiana tabacum cultivar K326 chromosome 8, ASM71507v2, whole genome shotgun sequence genomic region:
- the LOC107807640 gene encoding uncharacterized protein LOC107807640: MGLSASKRVTRSLQSSSEFNSACDLVYDGCLSLSQHAFPGVKPYQLFSASERLHASLYPSVPLITNWVKSPPTRLQVDKAFKVVSTRRSGEEKESEIVLQNTEFKEFAVEVFADAVVSCAGKELLKRVPVGAIGIVGVGAVVKPGKELVAAAIGAYALGVATSVYVSLA; this comes from the coding sequence ATGGGACTCTCAGCTTCTAAGCGAGTAACTCGTTCACTCCAAAGCTCGTCCGAGTTCAACTCGGCATGTGACTTAGTCTACGACGGTTGTCTCTCCCTATCACAGCACGCCTTCCCCGGAGTCAAACCCTACCAGCTCTTCTCCGCCTCCGAACGCCTCCACGCTTCTCTCTATCCCTCCGTCCCTCTCATAACCAACTGGGTCAAATCGCCTCCGACCCGATTACAAGTAGATAAAGCATTTAAAGTCGTCTCCACGCGCCGATCCGGCGAAGAGAAAGAGAGCGAAATTGTGCTCCAGAATACTGAGTTTAAGGAGTTTGCGGTGGAGGTATTTGCAGACGCTGTCGTTTCGTGTGCAGGGAAAGAGCTGTTGAAGCGGGTCCCGGTAGGTGCTATTGGGATTGTTGGTGTGGGTGCGGTGGTGAAGCCCGGGAAAGAATTGGTTGCGGCGGCAATTGGTGCTTACGCGCTTGGTGTTGCCACTTCGGTATACGTCAGCTTGGCTTGA